DNA sequence from the Pichia kudriavzevii chromosome 4, complete sequence genome:
GAGCAACTGTTATCTCCTTGAGTGATTCTCAAGGTACAATTATTAACCAACGTGGCATCTCTGCAGAACAAATCTATGCTATTCAAGAGGCAAAGGTTCAATTCAAGTCATTGAAGGACATTATCCAATCTTATGAGGCCTTCACCACCCAATCCACCAAATGTGAATACTTACCAGGTGAGAGACCATGGGTTCATGTTGGAGCAATTGACATTGCTCTACCATGTGCAACCCAAAACGAAGTTTCCGGTGACGAGGCAAAGGCACTTGTAGCTGCAGGATGTAAGTACTTGGCTGAAGGTTCCAACATGGGTTCCACCCAAGAAGCaattgatatctttgaGGCTGAACGTAAATCTGCTTCTTCTATTGGATCTGCCATTTGGTATGCACCAGGTAAGGCTGCCAACTGTGGTGGTGTTGCAGTTTCCGGATTGGAAATGGCCCAAAACTCGCAAAGAGAGTCTTGGACACGTGAGGAAGTTGAccaaaagttgaaggaCATTATGGTTAACTGTTTTGACAATTGTTACAAAACTTCTCTTGAATACTCCACTGAGAAGAACACTGGTGCGCTACCTTCTCTCGTCATGGGTGCCAACATTGCCGGTTTTGTCAAAGTTGCCGACGCTATGAAGGACCAAGGTGACTGGTGGTAATGGTGTTTGTAGTTTAGATTGTATTGGATTTATATAGGAACTGCCACCAAAACTTGGAAAAggagtaaaaaaaaaaagggacAAGAGCAAAAGTTAAAGCAAATACAATGACTTTACCCCTACTCCTTGACCAATGGGGCAATTATGGCTCAACATgatcatcatcttcttttcttcttctttattcCACACTACACCACTCAACACGCTGCATAAATATGTATGTGTACATTCTTGTTCTATTTAAACGTGTACAGACAAATAGACTAACCCAAATTTAAGTTCCGTCCTCGACGCGTCGCGCGCCattacattttttttttcccccaAAGGGGAAACGGGGCAAAACTTTCGACCgtttttgctattttttttcaatttttgttgccctttttttttccttactTTTGTTGCctctttgttttcgtttCCTACCTCAATGGGTTGGTGCACAGGTGTTCGTTCCTTAGAAACGTGCTCGTTCCCGTTGTATGCAAGTGCCGGATTCAGAGTGCTCAGTGTACACTGTGCCAACATGAAtgtataaaaaaaacaattgtCAAGAGTTTGTTAAGTTTGGCCCCCTTGGAGACGTTTCACAAAGGAGACGTCTGCTACTAGAAAAACACCGAGAGAGAAGCCAAACCTCCCCTCCGTGCATCCTCGTTTCTGTTCTCGTCCCCATATACCTAGCACCTACCATCTATAACGGCCTACACATCCACAGACATGAGTGCAGCTACTTGGACGTCTTTTATAAAATCCATTGCATCTTATAATGGAGACATCTCCTCACTTACGGCGCCACCGTTCATTTTGTCGCCAACGTCTTTGGTCGAATATTCTCAGTACTGGTCCGAACATGTGGACCTCTTATTAGAGCCTAACTTTGTCACTGCTAGGGGAGACGAGCCAATTGAGCTAACCAGAGCCATTGGTGTATTACGGTGGTTTATATCCACCTTGAAATCACAATATTGTTCTCGTAACGAGTCGCTTGGCggagaaaagaaaccatTGAACCCCTTCCTTGGAGAAATCTTTGTTGGTAAATGGCCCCATGAAGAATACGGTGAAACCATCCTCTTAAGTGAACAGGTGAGCCATCATCCTCCAATCACCGCATATGCAGTCTCcaacaagaagaataaCACCGTATTGGAGGGATACAATGGTATCCGTGCCTCCATGTCCACAACCGCCCTTAATGTCAAGCAGTATGGCCATGCAATGCTTGAATTCAGAAACCTGAATGAAAACTACCTAATCACTTTGCCTCCACTACACATTGAGGGAATGCTTGCATTTTCCCCCTTTGTGGAATTGGAACAAAAGTCATACATCCAATCTAGTGCAGGTTATTTCATTGTAATCGAATACTCTGGTAAGGGTTATTTCTCCGGTAAAAAGAATTCCTTCAAGGCACGTATTTTCAAGAGTTTCAAGGActcaaagaagaaggaaaacGCCCTATACACTGTGGCGGGCCAGTGGTCGGATAAATCAACAATCATTAAAGGATCTTCCACTCCAAGCTCAAAGGACGAGTTGTTCTTTGATGCAAATGCTACAAAGGCACAGCATTTACAAGTCAAGCCTATTGAGGAGCAGCATGATCTCGAGAGTCGTAAGGCTTGGTTGGACGTTGCCAACGCCATCAAGGACGGAGACTATGATGAGATCCATAATGccaaatcaaaattagAGAACGCACAGAGGGATTTAAGGAAATCCGAACTCGAAGAAAATAAATCTTGGGAAAGAAGATGGTTTGATGAGGTGGATTACCAAAATGGTGGCATCTCAGACGACGACTTGTATGTCAAACTATCCAAAATGGCAAATTTGTCAATTAAAAACGTCCCCTCTGGTGTCGATGCAGACTCATCAAAGAATAATGAGGTGGATACAATGTCCCATTGGAGATTTATCCCTTCAAAATTcgaaaatgaaaaggaaatcaaaatatgaTTTGTGTCTTCCTGGTTTATTagtttgtattttcttttgtttacATATATACACCCATACATATATCTATACatacacatatacatacatactTGCATGCACGCATGCATGCGtacatacatacacacacacacaccGCAACCCATCTTCATTCTTCCGAAAATGCTTCGTTTCTGATACTCATAATCCAAGGGTCCTGCAATAGTTCCACGGCACTGGCACGCTTAGTAGGGTCAATAACCATACATTTGGCTAAAAACTCACGACCCTGTTCACTCAATTCATTTGCATTGGGGAATTGCGGTAAATGGCCCGCTGCAATATGGTACATAACTGCAAATTCGTTGTCCAAGTTGGACCATGGTCTGCGGCCTGTCGCCATCTCAATGATACAGCATCCTAACGACCAGATATCCATCGCTCCAAATCTTCCCGTTTTCTCACCTTTGATAGTCTCCGGGGACATATACATTGGTGTGCCTGTCAATGCATGTGACTTCTTAGATTCCATTAGTGATTCAATCACTGCCGATGAGTTCGTCATAGCTACATTCAAATCGGACTGCGACGACGATGTCATGTGTAATTGTGACGAAATATACGATTTGTCACTGCCGTCCTGCATCGACATGGTACTAGACATAGTAGACGTTGTCGAGCCCATATACTCGGAAATGGTATTATTTGCACTGTTGGTGTTGGAAGGCGGTGCAGTACCAACCTCTTCTGCATTGGTATTAGTACTTCCAGATGTAGCAGTTGTCGCCGGTGTTGTCCCTGTACTAGGAATTGCAATCACCTTTGCTGAACCAAAATCGACAAACTTGATAACTCCCATGTGATCTAGTAAAATATTGTCTGGCTTAACATCCCTATGGACAATACCAAATTGGTGTAAATATGCTAAAGCTTCTAGCATTTGTAATGTATATAATTGTATCACTATTTCATCCTCAATTCTTCCATATTCTAGCAATGAAGCGAGTGATCCTCCTGAACAGTATTCCATAAATATGTAAACACGATCACGGTGAActtcaacaccaaaaaattgaacaatATTCGGGTGCGATAGTAACTCTAAAACTGACATCTCACCCTTGATTGCAGGAACCACAGTTTTAATTGACTGTCTATCTTGGAATCTAATCTCTTTAACTGCCATAGGCCCTCCGGTATCCAAATTAACACTGGCATAAACTGAACCAAATGTACCACCACCCAAAAATTTGCCTTTCTGCCATCTAATGGAAACACTAGAAAAGGATGACGCAAGGTATGTTAACAACTGGTTCTCCATATCTGTGTCATCAAGGACACGACCAACACTACGTTGCTCAACCTGTAACTTTCTTCTATTCTCCTCAATTTGTTTAATTTGGTACATAATATGTGCACGTAGTGAACCTAGTGATTCATCATCGAGTGTATATATATCTTTTTGGGTTTCAAATCCATATTTCTGCATTCTTGTACGTTGCAGTTCTTTTGCTCTAGCTCCCATGATATCAAAATGTGAGATTAATAATGACATACATCCAGCAACTTTATCTTTCAATCTATAGAATTTCTCAGAATCAAGAATCAAGATATTAAAACCTCTAGTTATATCCATGGCAAATTCAAGCGCTGATACACACCAACGGAAAGTTTTTGGATCTGTTGGCGAACAGTCGTCAACTATAAACGATAACCATTCTATCGCTAGTTTGATCAACCTTAAAATAATCGGTCCCCTCCCTGATCTCAAATTAAAATTATATCCAGAATTCCTAATCGAGTCTCTACCTATATCCCGTGCAAATATGAATATATTATTTACTAATTCTTGACAATTTCCAACACCACGACATTGGTTTCTAATTGTCGGTGTACAATCAATAGTTAGGCATGTAATCCTGTTAAATACCTTCAACGATGCCTGAATATtactttcaattttgggAACTGAGCAGCATATATTCGTACTAGTGCCTATTGTATCCCCAACAAACTgtttgaaaacagaaaaaatctCCGATACATTATCATTGGGAGATCCGGCAGTCATAAACATCGCGTTACCACGTCTCAACTCATTGATTAGTAGTGAGTCAATATCATTAAATGGTACGATGATACCGTCCCACATCAACGCCTTTGGGGGTACAACAACTATAACGTAATCCATATTCAATGATTGCTTATCATCGTGGCCATTTTCATGACCCGCAGTAGTTTCAttctcatcatcttcacGAGATACATAGAACTGTATAGTTGGATGGTACTTCTCAATAACTTCAATGTGCCGTTTTGGAATCTCGTTGAAATTGACACCTAAGTATTTATTCCTTAAAATGCATTCAACATCATAAGGTCTGTAAACTAGTGATTCAGATACAAAAATGTAAACACCATCTTCTGCtattttctgattttgatataACGCGTgatttgattcttttaGTAAAGTGAAAAAACGTTGTGCCTTATGAGGAATCAATTTGAAGCTAACGGAATTCTggaaatattgaaataaatGCACCTCAAATCTAATAAATTTCCTCCGTAATTGACCCAAATTCTCAAGTGTTGATGTGTACCAACGAATTAGTCGTTGACTATCTAGTCTGTATCCATCTGACGGTGGTCCCTGAATTTGATTCTGAACAAAAGTATATAGTCTTGTAATCAATTTCACAAACAATGACGAAATCTGACTTGAAAAATCCACTGAAATTCCATTGATATAAAATCCcaaatttctcaacaagGTCCATTCACTTTCAAGCTCTTCGGGTTCCTTGAATGTACGGAAAGACTTATGGCCTTTCGGTGAGAAAAGTAATTTCCGATTGAGTAAATCCATGTAATGAGTAACACATTCGATTATTGTGTTGTCAAACTCGGTGTCTTGATAATCTGGAAAAGAAACCCAACCTTCCACAGGAGCACAATACTCtaacattgaaattttaaTTTCAATTGCTAGTCTTAAATACATTTTAAGATCCTCTAAAATCTGATCaatcatcatcatagtaggatttttcagtttttcgGCATAAGCCAACCTAGTCCTGATGATCTCTTTCATTAATTTAGAGCTAAAGTTTGTTAGGACAAATAGATTATCAAGGTAAGAAGGTAATCCTAgttctttgaaaatttgatgGTATTCTAGATACGCATTTTTAGCCTTGATGGTTAGGTGTGAAAAAGTGTTAAAcaattttttattaaaCAGATTCTCAATATCTTTCTCCTTCATTATCCTTTCAACAAATGGACGgtcatctttgaaaatatggCCACGTTGAGAGTTTCTTTCACCGCTACCTTCAGTAGTTGAATCATGTGTATTTGCACTTGATAATGAAGGCCTTAAAATGTCTAAATCGTCATTCCCAAcccatttcttcaaaacatcAGACTCCCGTTCAATGGCATCAGTCACTGAAGTCCAAGCATTCAAGCAGTTAATCCGATTAATAAATTCAGGTGTTGCACACTGAGGTTTATCCGTCTCCATCTCTTTTTCAGTTCTCCATAGttctttgcatttttcaTAAATATCTAGTAAATGATTTACTTTGACAGATGCAAACTTAACTTTATCTTTATAGGACATATCTAGCTGCTCGGGAGTGAATTCTaacttgaaattcaaaatttcatcaaacttttcatcaactaaGCCTCTATGATATAAAACTAACTTCTTCTGTTCCTCCTCTGTACGCCCATACAATTTAGCCCGCAAACCTAACCAAAAATCTTCTTTATAACCCACCCGCAATAAATTTTCCCCACCTTCCAATTCAGTCAAGGGTTTGATGagctttgttttctcaCCTTTAACAACATCACCTGTCATTACTGTTTGTAGCATCGTCTGCCACTCTAAGCGTTCTGATATTGTTTGGTTATCATTTgtgtttttcaattgaatctCGTCATTTTGGTTTAACAAATCCAATAATAAGtttgaatccaaagaaTACTCGgataatgatttcaattctttgtCTAATAACTCGGAACCGATTTGTTGACCTAATGCCTTTAATGCTTCATATTCTCTATTTTTATCCCCTAAATAGTCCGAGTTATCTTCAATCTCGGAATCAACGCTAGTGAACTTGGATATATCCGAAAGCTCAGATGTACTACCGGCACTTTCAGTCACATCGTCGGGTACTACAGACTTATCATAATAatcatcaacattcttATATCTATTTCTATACTTGGTTATTCCCGTCAaatatttcttttcctGTTGCTGATACTGCTGTGAGAATTTTGTATTAAAATTACTCTTTAAAATGGATGTCTGTGGTCTGACCGGTTCTGGCAATGCTTGATATGCTATATTTCTCGATTTGTACTTATTTAAAGGAGACCTGGGGGTCTGTGATGCTGATACAGAACTAGGTGTGCCTGATTGAGGATTAGACGACGATGAGGACGGCATTCTGATCTTTGTTTGCAACGGATATAAGTTTGGTTTAGTTTTAGATTGTTTTATGCTACTACTAgcattgttgttgttgttgttgttgttgttactaTTGTTGTTACTGATGTTGTTACtattgttgctgttgtttttcaaaactggATGAGAATCATTCTCCGTATGTATTATTGGTATAGGGGGTTCTGGTGTAACATTACTATCCTGAGGCTCATTCCCTTCATCTAATAATGTGTCCAAATGTGATTTATTTGTATGTAGCTGtgtttcaaaattattaaaaaatCCATCTTTATTATATTCGGGAGATTGATTTGGCGTACCTCGTGGTGATAAAAGAAGAGGGGTGGTCATCTGGTACCCACCTGCCTGTGATAATTGCAGTTTTAGCTTCatttttgtcttttcaCTGATGGAATTGGTAGATGGATGTCTAGACAGTCTAGCACGTAGCGATGTCGTCTCTTCTACATTTGACGTTGAGGCAGTCAATTCACTTCCACTTCTCGAACGACTTCCGCTCGGTGGTGGCATCCCATGTGGGTCTTTATCATTATTGTTCATATCTGACTGTGTCCTGAAGTGGTGTTGTATTTGAGGCGAGTGCACTGTATCAAAGAATAACTTGTGAATGGTCTGAGATCATCAAAGGAAATTTAAATGAATGCcatggaaatggaaatagaaagagaaataaggggaaaaaaaatgagaatgagGAACGCcatttagaaaaaaaaaaacgatTATCAACATGAAGCTATAAAAATAACATTGTATCAAGAAGTACTTTGATGCTGAATTTGGCAGAGAATTACACATAAGTTGAACCGTTCATGACTGTTTGGGAGAAAGGGGTAATGGACTTGGACGAATGTCTCGAGTCTCTCTATGCAGGAAAATTACTAAGCGAACCTGTTATTGAAATGCTAGCCTTTAAGGCAAAAGAATTGATGATACGAGATGGGAATATTGTCCATCTATCCTCTCCTGTTACAATGGTAGGAGATATACATGGACAGTTCTATGATCTGTTAGAGATATTCAAGATTGGTGGATATCCACCTGACACAAATTATTTGTTTCTAGGTGACTATGTTGACAGAGGATACCATTCGATTGAAACTATATCATTATTAATAGTGCTTAAGTTGAAATACCCAAATCGTATAACGCTGATCCGAGGGAACCATGAATCGAGGCAAATTACAACAAACTATGGATTCTATACAGAATGTGTAACCAAATACGGCGGTGATTCCAAAGTTTGGTCGATTTTCACAGATCTTTTCGATTTTCTGGTGCTTTCGGCAATTGTGGATAATCAATTGTTCTGTGTCCATGGCGGTTTGTCACCCAACGTTCAAACAATCGATTCCATCCAGGTTATCGATAGATTCAAGGAGATTCCACATGACGGACCAATGGCGGATCTAATGTGGAGTGACCCTGATATAGAACTACTTAATTTTAGAATATCATCAAGAGGTGCAGGCTACCAATTTGGTATTAATGTTGTtaataaatttttgaagGTCAATGGTGTCGAGAAGATATTCCGTGCCCACCAACTTTGTAATGATGGGTTTCAAGTATTTTGGAAAGGGAAAGTCAACACTGTCTGGTCAGCACCGAATTATTGTTACAGATGCGGGAACAAAGCTTCCATTTTGGAAGTCTATGATGATTCTGGAGATCCTGATAGTCTCAGATTTAATGTATTCGATGCGTCCCCGGACAGTGAAAAAGAGTTTTTGCGGATTGAATCTGACAATATGGATCTGGAATTGGATATCGATGAAGGTCGACAAATGAATAAAAAGGCACCATATGTGGAGTATTTTATGTAACATGTTTCCTAATGCAGCCCCATTGTAAATGAGACGAACAAATAGAAAGCTGGCTCCAGCTTAAGCGTAATACAACTCCAGGTTGGTTCCATCGTTGATCTCATAGTCTTGGAGCGTAATGTGGTCCTTGAACACCAAATACCCTTTCTTAAGAACTATCTTTTGAGCTGGAGTGCCGATTTGAAGGGCCAAGACCTTTTTGAAGTCGGAAATGGTGTCCTCTGGAAGACACTTTACAGCTATTTTTCTTCCTAGGCGGTCGTTGCACCAGATTTGGATCATGTGCAATGTGTGTgtggggggggggggggcTTTGGTTGTGAAAAATAACCTCTCTAGTAAAAGTTGGTAACAAGTTTggtttgatgaagaaatttcaaaaagtGTGAAATCCTGTTTTTTGTGGTTCGTGTAGGTTTGGAGCAAGTTACATTTATTTACacatcaacttcaatatTGTCAATCCCTGTGGGTCTATTGAAAGCTCTATATTGCATCCGTGTATCTAATC
Encoded proteins:
- a CDS encoding uncharacterized protein (PKUD0D02690; similar to Saccharomyces cerevisiae YNR032C-A (HUB1); ancestral locus Anc_6.343), with translation MIQIWCNDRLGRKIAVKCLPEDTISDFKKVLALQIGTPAQKIVLKKGYLVFKDHITLQDYEINDGTNLELYYA
- a CDS encoding uncharacterized protein (PKUD0D02660; similar to Saccharomyces cerevisiae YOR237W (HES1) and YPL145C (KES1); ancestral locus Anc_8.658), with the protein product MSAATWTSFIKSIASYNGDISSLTAPPFILSPTSLVEYSQYWSEHVDLLLEPNFVTARGDEPIELTRAIGVLRWFISTLKSQYCSRNESLGGEKKPLNPFLGEIFVGKWPHEEYGETILLSEQVSHHPPITAYAVSNKKNNTVLEGYNGIRASMSTTALNVKQYGHAMLEFRNLNENYLITLPPLHIEGMLAFSPFVELEQKSYIQSSAGYFIVIEYSGKGYFSGKKNSFKARIFKSFKDSKKKENALYTVAGQWSDKSTIIKGSSTPSSKDELFFDANATKAQHLQVKPIEEQHDLESRKAWLDVANAIKDGDYDEIHNAKSKLENAQRDLRKSELEENKSWERRWFDEVDYQNGGISDDDLYVKLSKMANLSIKNVPSGVDADSSKNNEVDTMSHWRFIPSKFENEKEIKI
- a CDS encoding uncharacterized protein (PKUD0D02680; similar to Saccharomyces cerevisiae YNR032W (PPG1); ancestral locus Anc_6.342), which codes for MTVWEKGVMDLDECLESLYAGKLLSEPVIEMLAFKAKELMIRDGNIVHLSSPVTMVGDIHGQFYDLLEIFKIGGYPPDTNYLFLGDYVDRGYHSIETISLLIVLKLKYPNRITLIRGNHESRQITTNYGFYTECVTKYGGDSKVWSIFTDLFDFLVLSAIVDNQLFCVHGGLSPNVQTIDSIQVIDRFKEIPHDGPMADLMWSDPDIELLNFRISSRGAGYQFGINVVNKFLKVNGVEKIFRAHQLCNDGFQVFWKGKVNTVWSAPNYCYRCGNKASILEVYDDSGDPDSLRFNVFDASPDSEKEFLRIESDNMDLELDIDEGRQMNKKAPYVEYFM
- a CDS encoding uncharacterized protein (PKUD0D02670; similar to Saccharomyces cerevisiae YCR073C (SSK22) and YNR031C (SSK2); ancestral locus Anc_6.341), with product MNNNDKDPHGMPPPSGSRSRSGSELTASTSNVEETTSLRARLSRHPSTNSISEKTKMKLKLQLSQAGGYQMTTPLLLSPRGTPNQSPEYNKDGFFNNFETQLHTNKSHLDTLLDEGNEPQDSNVTPEPPIPIIHTENDSHPVLKNNSNNSNNISNNNSNNNNNNNNNASSSIKQSKTKPNLYPLQTKIRMPSSSSSNPQSGTPSSVSASQTPRSPLNKYKSRNIAYQALPEPVRPQTSILKSNFNTKFSQQYQQQEKKYLTGITKYRNRYKNVDDYYDKSVVPDDVTESAGSTSELSDISKFTSVDSEIEDNSDYLGDKNREYEALKALGQQIGSELLDKELKSLSEYSLDSNLLLDLLNQNDEIQLKNTNDNQTISERLEWQTMLQTVMTGDVVKGEKTKLIKPLTELEGGENLLRVGYKEDFWLGLRAKLYGRTEEEQKKLVLYHRGLVDEKFDEILNFKLEFTPEQLDMSYKDKVKFASVKVNHLLDIYEKCKELWRTEKEMETDKPQCATPEFINRINCLNAWTSVTDAIERESDVLKKWVGNDDLDILRPSLSSANTHDSTTEGSGERNSQRGHIFKDDRPFVERIMKEKDIENLFNKKLFNTFSHLTIKAKNAYLEYHQIFKELGLPSYLDNLFVLTNFSSKLMKEIIRTRLAYAEKLKNPTMMMIDQILEDLKMYLRLAIEIKISMLEYCAPVEGWVSFPDYQDTEFDNTIIECVTHYMDLLNRKLLFSPKGHKSFRTFKEPEELESEWTLLRNLGFYINGISVDFSSQISSLFVKLITRLYTFVQNQIQGPPSDGYRLDSQRLIRWYTSTLENLGQLRRKFIRFEVHLFQYFQNSVSFKLIPHKAQRFFTLLKESNHALYQNQKIAEDGVYIFVSESLVYRPYDVECILRNKYLGVNFNEIPKRHIEVIEKYHPTIQFYVSREDDENETTAGHENGHDDKQSLNMDYVIVVVPPKALMWDGIIVPFNDIDSLLINELRRGNAMFMTAGSPNDNVSEIFSVFKQFVGDTIGTSTNICCSVPKIESNIQASLKVFNRITCLTIDCTPTIRNQCRGVGNCQELVNNIFIFARDIGRDSIRNSGYNFNLRSGRGPIILRLIKLAIEWLSFIVDDCSPTDPKTFRWCVSALEFAMDITRGFNILILDSEKFYRLKDKVAGCMSLLISHFDIMGARAKELQRTRMQKYGFETQKDIYTLDDESLGSLRAHIMYQIKQIEENRRKLQVEQRSVGRVLDDTDMENQLLTYLASSFSSVSIRWQKGKFLGGGTFGSVYASVNLDTGGPMAVKEIRFQDRQSIKTVVPAIKGEMSVLELLSHPNIVQFFGVEVHRDRVYIFMEYCSGGSLASLLEYGRIEDEIVIQLYTLQMLEALAYLHQFGIVHRDVKPDNILLDHMGVIKFVDFGSAKVIAIPSTGTTPATTATSGSTNTNAEEVGTAPPSNTNSANNTISEYMGSTTSTMSSTMSMQDGSDKSYISSQLHMTSSSQSDLNVAMTNSSAVIESLMESKKSHALTGTPMYMSPETIKGEKTGRFGAMDIWSLGCCIIEMATGRRPWSNLDNEFAVMYHIAAGHLPQFPNANELSEQGREFLAKCMVIDPTKRASAVELLQDPWIMSIRNEAFSEE